In one window of Armatimonadota bacterium DNA:
- a CDS encoding Gfo/Idh/MocA family oxidoreductase — MAKSTKARKPAGKIRVGFIGCGGIAVGHFKRLLEVPRCEVVALNDTSEDSLKRFVERAPEAAELPTYSDYKQMLDEVELDAVEIATPHTVHFEQAMEALNRGLHVLLEKPMVCRVDDAKQIIQTAKKKKLVVVVSYQRHYDGGYRYVRQAVQKGVLGKVHFVSAMQAQSWYPGYGWRGDPALAGGGQLNDSGSHLIDIILWTTGLVPKEVFAYIDNMGARVDILSAISVEFQGGALANISVVGHAPGWWEDFSIWGDKGALYLRGGKILLQKDGKLQDVTGKAKGTGNADRNFIEAIRGKAEVQSDAVGGLRVIQLTEAAWDSGKLGRAVKVKV, encoded by the coding sequence GTGGCAAAGAGCACCAAGGCCCGCAAGCCGGCGGGCAAGATTCGCGTCGGGTTCATTGGGTGTGGGGGAATTGCTGTCGGGCATTTCAAGCGCCTCTTGGAGGTGCCGAGATGCGAGGTCGTCGCGCTCAACGATACGAGCGAGGACAGCCTCAAGCGTTTCGTCGAGCGCGCGCCGGAAGCCGCCGAACTGCCGACCTACTCGGACTACAAGCAGATGCTCGATGAAGTGGAGTTGGATGCGGTGGAGATCGCGACCCCGCACACCGTTCACTTCGAGCAGGCGATGGAGGCGCTCAACCGCGGCCTCCACGTGCTGCTGGAGAAGCCCATGGTCTGCCGCGTGGATGACGCCAAGCAGATCATTCAAACCGCCAAGAAGAAGAAACTCGTGGTCGTCGTCTCTTACCAGCGTCACTACGACGGCGGCTACCGCTACGTCCGCCAGGCCGTGCAGAAAGGCGTGCTGGGCAAGGTTCACTTCGTCTCCGCCATGCAGGCCCAGAGCTGGTATCCCGGCTACGGCTGGCGCGGCGACCCGGCGCTGGCCGGCGGCGGCCAGCTCAACGACTCGGGCAGCCACCTCATAGACATCATCCTATGGACCACCGGCCTCGTGCCTAAGGAGGTCTTCGCGTACATTGACAACATGGGCGCGCGCGTGGACATTCTCTCCGCCATATCGGTCGAGTTCCAGGGCGGCGCGCTGGCGAACATCTCGGTCGTCGGCCATGCCCCGGGCTGGTGGGAGGACTTCTCGATCTGGGGCGACAAGGGCGCGCTCTACCTGCGCGGCGGCAAGATCCTACTGCAGAAGGACGGCAAGCTCCAGGACGTCACCGGCAAAGCCAAAGGCACCGGCAACGCCGACCGCAACTTCATTGAGGCCATCCGCGGCAAAGCCGAGGTACAGTCCGACGCCGTCGGCGGCCTGCGCGTGATCCAGCTCACCGAGGCGGCCTGGGATTCCGGCAAGCTGGGCCGCGCGGTCAAGGTCAAGGTCTAA